The Paenibacillus sp. RUD330 genome has a segment encoding these proteins:
- a CDS encoding HAD family hydrolase, which yields MNAPIRQTILFDLDDTLIHCNKYFNLVIDQFVDAMRTWFHAYPDMTEAAIRRKQIEIDIAGVQASGFKSDHFPQSFLDTYVDFTRLTGRPEDSDEIDLLWSMGQSVYEQEAEPYPDMEETLLRLRDEGHDLHLYTGGEPAIQRRKVDRLRLDRYFGDRIYIRQHKNIAALEQILADGQFDRPNTWMIGNSIRTDVVPALTAGIHTIHVEAQTEWEYNNITIEVVPQGAFLQLHHLRDVPDGIQRYILGN from the coding sequence ATGAACGCGCCAATCAGACAAACGATCCTGTTCGATCTCGACGATACGCTCATCCATTGCAACAAATATTTCAATCTGGTCATCGACCAGTTCGTGGATGCCATGAGAACCTGGTTCCACGCTTATCCGGACATGACGGAAGCTGCAATCCGCCGCAAGCAGATCGAAATCGACATCGCCGGCGTGCAGGCATCAGGGTTCAAGAGCGACCACTTTCCGCAATCCTTCCTCGACACCTACGTCGACTTTACCCGGTTGACCGGCAGGCCGGAGGATTCCGACGAGATCGACCTGCTCTGGAGCATGGGACAGAGCGTCTACGAGCAGGAGGCGGAGCCCTATCCCGATATGGAGGAGACGCTTCTGCGGCTGAGGGACGAAGGACATGACCTGCATCTCTATACCGGGGGCGAGCCGGCGATCCAGCGCCGCAAGGTGGACAGGCTTCGCCTGGACCGCTACTTCGGGGACAGGATCTATATCCGCCAGCATAAGAATATCGCGGCGCTGGAGCAAATTCTGGCGGATGGGCAGTTCGACCGCCCGAACACTTGGATGATCGGCAATTCCATCCGGACGGATGTCGTGCCTGCATTGACCGCAGGCATCCATACGATCCATGTGGAAGCGCAGACCGAATGGGAATACAACAACATCACCATCGAGGTCGTGCCGCAAGGCGCTTTCCTGCAGCTCCATCATCTGAGAGATGTTCCGGATGGCATCCAGCGCTACATCCTGGGCAACTAA
- a CDS encoding ATP-binding cassette domain-containing protein — MIHIAHLKKQIPAGPLVLDDISFRADEGEFIAIKGGSGSGKSMLLKCLALQEGWTSGSYKMDGRQIPTSAIGRMRIRKEVTLVEEKPFLSANRTALKNVLIGSAAQASLLRRATGMVRNDDYMGAMDMLEKVGLLDKAHSKADKLSGGERQRVAIARALVHGAKVLLLDEPISGLDPHAGEQVLADLKQLCKNQGLIVIAVLHQGDWAERFADRILGLSGGKLVLQVSGRRLTSKEKMLL, encoded by the coding sequence ATGATCCATATAGCCCATCTCAAGAAACAGATTCCGGCGGGACCTCTCGTGCTGGACGATATCAGCTTCCGCGCGGATGAAGGCGAATTCATCGCGATCAAGGGCGGCAGCGGGAGCGGCAAGTCGATGCTGCTTAAATGCCTGGCTCTCCAGGAAGGCTGGACATCGGGCTCTTATAAGATGGACGGCAGGCAAATACCGACATCGGCGATCGGAAGGATGCGCATCCGCAAGGAAGTGACGCTCGTCGAAGAGAAGCCTTTCCTCAGCGCCAACCGGACCGCTCTCAAAAACGTCTTGATCGGATCGGCCGCACAGGCTTCGCTTCTGCGCCGCGCCACGGGCATGGTCCGCAATGACGATTACATGGGAGCCATGGACATGCTCGAGAAGGTGGGACTCCTGGACAAGGCGCACAGCAAGGCGGACAAGCTGAGCGGAGGCGAACGCCAGCGGGTCGCGATCGCCCGCGCTCTAGTGCACGGCGCCAAGGTGCTGCTGCTGGACGAGCCGATTTCCGGCCTCGATCCGCATGCCGGTGAACAGGTGCTGGCCGACCTCAAGCAGCTGTGCAAAAATCAAGGCCTCATCGTCATAGCCGTCCTTCACCAAGGCGACTGGGCGGAGAGGTTCGCCGACCGGATACTTGGTCTGAGCGGAGGCAAGCTGGTGCTGCAAGTGAGCGGGAGACGGCTGACGAGCAAGGAGAAAATGCTGCTCTAG
- a CDS encoding DUF3298 and DUF4163 domain-containing protein, whose product MAFEPPVSVHTTKVTRLRTELFIPVVSLEGGELAAAHMNSAIRRSVRQMIEDQGSLADPSSQMIAYYEVKTNERGVFSLSLFNYAFTGGAHGLTLQQSLTFMAADGHPRKLASLFKPGSDYRARLSALVAAQIKSRQIELLQPFEGIRADQDYYIADRALVIWFSIYEITPYVYGFPYFPISVYDLSDIVADEGPLSVMNEN is encoded by the coding sequence ATGGCATTCGAGCCTCCCGTATCGGTCCACACGACCAAGGTTACCAGGCTCCGCACAGAGCTGTTCATTCCCGTCGTCAGCCTGGAAGGCGGGGAGCTGGCTGCGGCGCATATGAATTCCGCCATCCGCAGATCCGTCCGCCAGATGATCGAAGATCAAGGCTCCCTGGCCGACCCGTCCTCCCAAATGATCGCTTATTATGAAGTCAAAACCAATGAGAGAGGCGTATTCAGCCTTTCTCTCTTCAACTATGCCTTCACGGGCGGAGCCCATGGCTTGACGCTGCAGCAGTCGCTTACCTTCATGGCTGCAGACGGCCATCCGCGCAAGCTCGCCAGCCTCTTCAAGCCGGGATCCGATTACAGAGCCAGGCTGAGCGCGCTGGTGGCAGCGCAGATCAAGAGCCGGCAGATCGAGCTGCTGCAGCCGTTCGAGGGCATCCGGGCCGATCAGGATTACTACATCGCGGACCGCGCCCTCGTGATCTGGTTCAGCATTTACGAAATCACCCCATACGTGTACGGCTTCCCCTATTTTCCGATCTCCGTTTATGACCTGTCCGACATTGTCGCCGACGAAGGCCCCTTATCCGTGATGAATGAAAATTAA
- a CDS encoding amino acid permease: MLMWTGFALFCLVAVAWLAAAAAAENGLRKSGYRSMTRYAAYIQFMQDKRELNRLGIPQQLKRAFGPFAAFGVSFNALSLLGGAALFYAYAWNTGSEWLLVWAWPVLGLLALSVHSAQAELMSAVPSAGGGYHAALLLGGKGRGFLTGWLQLGGQISMLAFVNLAAADWIQGLLAPWNGWSHAAGAAMLFAVLMLIQLSLCLFGNYGFSMLQKNAALLQIAAVAAVIAVMTAYLWPSFGLEKLYSAGSLAAAGEPGAAGAGWTMGLLLLYRMFMGSATAEHLPEETVEPRIRLPWGHVLSGAYVYVSGFILLGLAAMALLKLPLGAEHDFFLQAAAPWGGGWRAAAAAAVGISLCASGGSVLFAASRLAGSLSRDEALPFSRKLSSIVRKGRTFAWGACAAAACAALLALAAGMLMNAMTGAVLFLLALAILLQHGAQLIPLVLSMTREGKDKLAAMQPLWSLGRAGSYAKPLAVAALVAMMAAAVFAAPAAAAAAAAWLLVSGSMFLLLGRRRYEGMEKGMRLSQEELLRMERYHPQ, from the coding sequence ATGCTGATGTGGACGGGATTTGCTTTGTTTTGCCTGGTGGCGGTCGCTTGGCTCGCCGCCGCAGCAGCGGCGGAGAACGGACTCAGGAAAAGCGGGTATCGTTCCATGACTCGCTACGCTGCTTATATCCAGTTCATGCAGGACAAGAGGGAGCTCAACAGGCTAGGCATCCCGCAGCAGCTGAAACGCGCTTTCGGACCGTTCGCCGCCTTCGGCGTCTCGTTCAATGCCCTGTCGCTGCTGGGAGGAGCGGCGCTGTTCTACGCTTACGCATGGAACACAGGCAGCGAATGGCTGCTCGTATGGGCTTGGCCCGTCCTCGGCTTGCTGGCGCTCTCGGTCCATTCCGCCCAGGCGGAGCTGATGTCGGCCGTTCCTTCAGCCGGGGGCGGCTATCATGCGGCGCTGCTTCTGGGCGGCAAAGGGAGGGGCTTCCTGACGGGCTGGCTGCAGCTTGGCGGCCAGATCAGCATGCTGGCGTTCGTGAATCTGGCGGCAGCGGACTGGATTCAGGGCTTATTGGCTCCCTGGAACGGATGGAGCCATGCAGCAGGCGCGGCCATGCTGTTTGCCGTCCTGATGCTGATCCAGCTGTCTCTGTGCCTGTTCGGCAATTACGGCTTCTCTATGCTGCAAAAAAACGCAGCGCTGCTGCAAATCGCAGCGGTCGCAGCGGTGATCGCCGTCATGACGGCCTACTTGTGGCCCTCCTTCGGATTGGAGAAGCTCTATTCCGCCGGGTCGCTCGCGGCAGCCGGAGAACCGGGAGCCGCAGGAGCGGGATGGACCATGGGGCTGCTCCTGCTCTACCGGATGTTCATGGGGTCGGCGACGGCGGAGCATCTGCCGGAAGAGACGGTCGAGCCGAGAATCAGGCTTCCTTGGGGGCATGTGCTGTCGGGGGCTTATGTATACGTCAGCGGGTTCATCCTGCTTGGGCTGGCTGCCATGGCGCTTCTCAAGCTCCCGCTTGGAGCGGAGCATGACTTCTTTCTGCAGGCGGCAGCGCCTTGGGGAGGCGGCTGGAGGGCGGCAGCGGCCGCCGCAGTGGGGATCAGCCTCTGCGCATCCGGCGGATCGGTGCTGTTCGCTGCCAGCAGGCTGGCCGGAAGCCTCTCGCGTGACGAGGCGCTGCCCTTCAGCAGGAAGCTGTCCTCGATCGTTCGCAAGGGCAGGACCTTCGCCTGGGGAGCATGCGCTGCAGCGGCATGCGCGGCTCTGCTGGCGCTGGCGGCCGGCATGCTGATGAATGCGATGACGGGCGCCGTCCTGTTTTTGCTGGCGCTGGCGATCCTGCTTCAGCATGGTGCCCAGCTGATTCCGCTCGTCTTGTCGATGACGCGGGAAGGGAAGGATAAGCTGGCGGCGATGCAGCCGCTCTGGTCGCTCGGGAGAGCGGGCTCCTATGCGAAGCCTCTCGCCGTCGCGGCGCTTGTCGCGATGATGGCCGCAGCGGTATTTGCGGCTCCTGCCGCGGCTGCAGCCGCTGCCGCATGGCTGCTCGTCTCCGGAAGCATGTTCCTGCTTCTGGGCAGACGTCGCTACGAGGGCATGGAGAAGGGAATGAGGCTCAGCCAGGAAGAGCTGCTGCGGATGGAGAGGTATCATCCCCAATAA
- a CDS encoding MOSC domain-containing protein, whose protein sequence is MKLGTIASVNTGLPVEMAYGRQTITTAIRKTPREGAVRVGWTGPEGDGQGDLEHHGGPDKAICVYAYDHYPYWEKELAKRLEFGAFGENVTLEGVTEQDIVIGDILAAGTALLQASQPRQPCFKLGLRHGQADLPAKVQQTGKTGFYLRVLREGDIQAGDILTLVGRPEHGMSVAAANVIYYLHKTDEAEMGRLAAIPELSSSWKETLTTRIDKMNK, encoded by the coding sequence ATGAAATTGGGAACAATCGCATCCGTCAATACCGGGCTGCCGGTCGAGATGGCCTACGGCAGGCAGACAATCACGACGGCAATACGCAAAACTCCGCGCGAGGGAGCGGTCCGAGTCGGATGGACAGGCCCGGAAGGCGACGGCCAAGGAGATCTTGAGCATCATGGGGGACCTGACAAGGCCATATGCGTTTATGCTTATGATCATTATCCTTATTGGGAGAAGGAATTGGCCAAGCGGCTCGAGTTTGGTGCTTTCGGGGAAAACGTCACCCTGGAAGGGGTTACGGAGCAGGATATCGTCATCGGGGATATTCTGGCGGCCGGAACGGCGCTGCTGCAGGCAAGCCAGCCGCGGCAGCCATGCTTCAAGCTCGGCCTGCGGCATGGACAAGCCGACCTGCCGGCGAAGGTGCAGCAGACAGGCAAAACAGGATTCTACCTGCGCGTTCTTCGGGAAGGGGACATTCAGGCCGGAGACATCTTGACGCTTGTCGGCAGGCCGGAACACGGGATGAGCGTGGCGGCAGCCAATGTCATCTATTACCTGCACAAAACCGATGAGGCGGAAATGGGCAGGCTGGCAGCGATCCCCGAGCTTTCCAGCAGCTGGAAAGAAACCTTGACGACGCGAATCGATAAGATGAACAAGTAA
- a CDS encoding YpdA family putative bacillithiol disulfide reductase, whose protein sequence is MQEEEIIIVGAGPCGLAAAVEFQSRGIGSLIIEKENMVHSISQYPTYLQFFSSPEMLEIGGMPFTTAMEKPSRLEALNYYRTVALRSGVRVNAYETVTSITVRPNGGFVLETDDRCGEKQVYSAKAVVVATGYFDHPNRLGIPGEEMGKVSHFFREAHPYTGMEVAVIGGSNSAIDAALELNRAGAKVTVVYRRPDYSRSIKPWVRPVFEGLVAKKKIRMLFSSQVIEIKPRALVVQDEAGIRELDNDFVLALTGFHPDREFLMSAGVAIEAEGYPRFDEETMETDVPGIYLAGVVASKHQANEIFIESGRFHGQRIADHWLRTR, encoded by the coding sequence GTGCAAGAAGAAGAAATCATCATCGTCGGAGCCGGCCCCTGCGGCTTGGCCGCAGCGGTCGAATTCCAGAGCCGCGGCATCGGCTCCTTGATCATCGAGAAGGAGAACATGGTCCATTCCATCTCCCAATATCCTACTTACCTGCAATTTTTCAGCTCTCCCGAAATGCTCGAGATCGGCGGCATGCCGTTCACGACCGCGATGGAGAAGCCCTCCCGTCTGGAAGCGCTGAATTATTACCGGACCGTGGCGCTGCGCAGCGGCGTACGCGTGAATGCCTATGAAACGGTCACATCGATTACAGTCCGGCCGAATGGCGGGTTTGTCCTGGAAACCGATGACCGCTGCGGGGAAAAGCAGGTTTATTCAGCCAAAGCCGTCGTCGTGGCGACCGGATATTTCGATCATCCGAACCGGCTCGGCATCCCGGGAGAGGAAATGGGCAAAGTATCCCATTTCTTCCGGGAAGCCCATCCTTATACCGGCATGGAGGTCGCCGTCATCGGCGGCAGCAATTCCGCCATCGACGCGGCGCTCGAGCTGAACCGCGCCGGCGCCAAGGTGACGGTCGTCTACCGCAGACCGGACTATTCCCGATCGATCAAGCCGTGGGTCCGCCCGGTCTTTGAAGGCCTGGTCGCCAAGAAGAAGATCCGCATGCTGTTCAGCTCCCAGGTCATCGAGATCAAGCCCCGCGCCCTCGTCGTTCAGGATGAGGCCGGCATCCGCGAGCTCGACAACGACTTCGTGCTCGCTCTCACCGGCTTCCATCCCGACCGCGAGTTCCTGATGTCGGCCGGCGTCGCTATCGAGGCAGAGGGCTACCCCCGCTTCGACGAGGAGACGATGGAAACCGATGTTCCCGGCATCTATCTCGCCGGAGTCGTCGCTTCCAAGCATCAGGCCAATGAAATCTTCATCGAGTCGGGGCGTTTCCACGGGCAGCGCATAGCGGATCATTGGCTCCGCACACGCTGA
- a CDS encoding ADP-heptose synthase, with the protein MRRRFVIEAVMVATYGQLLVPSLPVDFVLPYSTILELYEMKDSTEPIMDDPAEDVFVRGKVAELIQFFEDSLNRKKIERALQVPWRESSPLILDERIQFTVVNAVDNAHYGDYFDPVETELLLTASKLQIPLLSDQYEFQDKLIEAEVPVLVFDIEDFDYALEEAPQL; encoded by the coding sequence ATGCGGCGGAGATTCGTCATTGAAGCGGTCATGGTAGCGACCTACGGACAGCTGCTCGTTCCGAGCCTGCCGGTCGACTTCGTGCTGCCTTATTCCACCATTCTGGAACTCTACGAAATGAAGGACAGCACGGAGCCGATCATGGACGATCCGGCCGAGGATGTGTTCGTACGAGGCAAAGTGGCCGAGCTGATCCAATTTTTCGAGGATTCGCTGAACCGCAAAAAAATCGAGAGGGCTCTCCAAGTGCCGTGGAGGGAAAGCTCTCCGCTTATATTGGATGAACGGATTCAATTCACGGTCGTGAATGCCGTAGACAATGCGCATTACGGAGATTATTTCGATCCTGTGGAGACAGAGCTGCTGCTGACGGCATCCAAGCTGCAGATTCCGCTCTTGTCGGATCAGTACGAGTTCCAGGATAAGCTGATCGAGGCCGAGGTGCCGGTGCTTGTATTCGACATCGAGGATTTCGATTATGCGCTGGAAGAGGCGCCGCAGCTTTAA
- the xerS gene encoding tyrosine recombinase XerS, which translates to MNILKIKDRQELDRRVPSMPWYVEKFINYKLPDLSPSSLLEYVRDYETFFGWMIAEGLSNGPALRDVALVELEKLHMDSIDHYRMHLASRPEHANTRTTISRKLSSLRSLFHYLSQIAEDDDFYPLLKRNIMAKVAIKRTHKPKDTAAKLEGKLLQEEEISEFLHYVRAGYGADVANNKQALSAYERNSVRDACIVSLILHSGLRVSEVVNLNVDDIDLKKKLTYVYRKGSNDDTFKTPVYFRQEALDDLDGYIQLRDSRYKAPRREKAMFLAIANGNQEGSRMTKRAIQQMVLKYAKRFGKPYLSVHKLRHSFATDYYLRNDLYKTQEQLGHASPDTTQIYAHLTDKTMSEAIDRNKKEE; encoded by the coding sequence ATGAATATTTTAAAGATAAAAGACCGTCAAGAGCTCGACCGGCGCGTCCCCTCCATGCCCTGGTATGTGGAGAAGTTCATCAACTACAAGCTGCCCGATCTCTCCCCCTCTTCCTTACTTGAATACGTGCGGGATTACGAGACCTTCTTCGGATGGATGATCGCTGAGGGCTTGTCCAACGGCCCCGCCCTTCGGGATGTTGCCTTGGTGGAGCTGGAGAAGCTGCACATGGACAGCATCGACCATTACCGGATGCATCTGGCTTCCCGCCCCGAGCACGCCAATACGCGGACGACGATATCCCGGAAGCTGAGCTCTCTCCGCTCGCTGTTTCATTACTTGAGCCAGATCGCCGAGGATGACGACTTCTACCCGCTGCTGAAGCGGAACATCATGGCCAAGGTCGCGATCAAGCGCACCCACAAGCCCAAGGATACAGCGGCGAAGCTCGAGGGAAAGCTGCTGCAGGAGGAGGAAATCTCCGAATTCCTCCACTATGTCCGTGCCGGCTACGGCGCCGATGTGGCGAACAACAAGCAGGCTTTGTCGGCCTACGAGCGCAATTCCGTCCGGGATGCATGCATTGTCAGCCTCATCCTCCACTCCGGACTGCGTGTCTCCGAGGTCGTCAATCTCAACGTCGATGACATCGATCTCAAGAAAAAGCTCACCTACGTCTACCGCAAAGGGAGCAACGACGACACCTTCAAGACGCCTGTCTACTTCCGCCAGGAGGCGCTCGACGACCTGGACGGTTATATCCAGCTCCGGGACAGCCGTTATAAGGCGCCGCGCCGCGAGAAGGCGATGTTCCTCGCCATCGCGAACGGCAATCAGGAGGGCTCGCGCATGACGAAGAGGGCCATCCAGCAGATGGTCCTCAAATACGCCAAGCGGTTCGGCAAGCCTTATTTGTCCGTCCACAAGCTCCGGCATTCGTTCGCCACCGACTACTATTTGCGCAACGACCTGTACAAGACGCAGGAGCAGCTCGGCCATGCTTCCCCGGACACGACTCAGATCTACGCGCATCTGACCGACAAAACGATGTCCGAGGCGATCGACCGGAACAAAAAAGAGGAATAG
- a CDS encoding metallophosphoesterase — protein sequence MNVKRSAGAAVFILLYAAITYYIGWSASAFMGSYHVQTGWIWLPVIFFALSYFAAMGLIRVWDSALVRGVKVVSSFYVAILEYLILLLPAAGLIGLVWNAAGGDTDAYVHAAGWTVLALLAMLLFWGSRNAWSPVVREHTLEIAKSVPGRTSIRIMVASDIHLGNIVGNRHLRKLVRKAEQLKPDLILLPGDVIDDSVKPFLRNNMADTIRGLKAPLGTYAVLGNHEYYGGHIDEYAAAMAQAGIPVLQDELVETGGVFIAGRKDKTAENPAFGGRLSVQELVIGADPSAPLIVMDHQPYAFDKAAAAGADLLLCGHTHRGQFAPNHLVTRRLFELDWGYMIKSRMHVLVSSGFGTWGPPIRLFSRSEILHITVHLV from the coding sequence ATGAATGTTAAAAGAAGCGCAGGCGCCGCCGTATTTATCCTCCTCTACGCGGCCATTACCTATTATATCGGGTGGTCCGCATCCGCATTCATGGGATCCTACCATGTCCAGACAGGCTGGATTTGGCTTCCCGTCATCTTCTTCGCCCTTTCCTACTTTGCCGCCATGGGGCTGATCCGCGTGTGGGATTCTGCGCTGGTGCGCGGAGTCAAAGTCGTTTCTTCCTTCTATGTCGCGATTCTAGAATACTTGATTTTACTCCTTCCCGCCGCCGGGTTGATCGGGCTCGTATGGAACGCCGCTGGCGGCGATACGGATGCTTATGTCCATGCAGCCGGGTGGACGGTGCTGGCGCTGCTTGCGATGCTGCTCTTCTGGGGATCCCGCAACGCATGGAGTCCTGTCGTCAGGGAACATACGCTTGAGATCGCCAAATCCGTGCCTGGACGAACCAGCATCCGCATCATGGTCGCATCGGATATCCACCTGGGCAACATCGTCGGCAACAGGCATCTGCGCAAGCTCGTGCGCAAGGCCGAACAACTGAAGCCGGATCTGATCCTGCTCCCCGGCGATGTCATCGACGACAGCGTCAAGCCGTTTTTGCGCAACAATATGGCCGATACGATCCGCGGGCTCAAAGCCCCGCTCGGCACCTACGCCGTGCTCGGCAACCACGAGTATTACGGCGGCCATATCGATGAGTATGCGGCAGCCATGGCACAAGCCGGCATTCCCGTCCTGCAGGACGAGCTGGTCGAGACCGGCGGCGTCTTCATCGCCGGACGCAAGGACAAAACCGCGGAAAACCCGGCCTTCGGCGGCCGTCTTTCCGTACAGGAGCTTGTAATCGGCGCCGATCCATCCGCCCCCTTGATCGTCATGGACCATCAGCCTTACGCCTTCGACAAGGCCGCGGCTGCCGGCGCCGACCTCCTGTTGTGCGGCCATACCCACCGGGGCCAGTTCGCTCCCAACCATCTTGTCACCCGCCGCCTGTTCGAGCTGGATTGGGGATACATGATCAAGTCCCGGATGCATGTGCTCGTTTCTTCCGGCTTCGGAACCTGGGGTCCGCCGATCCGGCTGTTCAGCCGCAGCGAGATTCTTCATATTACCGTTCACTTGGTTTAA
- a CDS encoding ATP-binding cassette domain-containing protein, producing MEQEPIITLSNISKSYEKRKILSSVNLSILPGHVYLLQGSNGSGKSTLIKIAANLVAPSSGIRKAAASRAIRIGYAPDHLPKLKLSSSEYLRYMGRIAGMDKQVLADKILELHRLFQLDPDSSAYLLHYSKGMLQKVNLMQASLQKPDLLLLDEPLSGLDAESQAHLLEALQKIHGQGTAIVAAVHDSLLIEALGGTLLQLNEGILSAEPGVPSKPAAAAPGSLVEVKGKAEPDVLAEILMRYPQARRKPVESMDSTGSDDYTVHLPHVQSQAFLLALLQAGAVVDRMIPIKEG from the coding sequence GTGGAGCAAGAACCGATCATCACTCTTTCCAATATCTCCAAATCCTATGAAAAGCGAAAAATATTATCTTCGGTCAACTTATCCATTCTTCCTGGACATGTCTATCTGCTGCAGGGGAGCAACGGCTCCGGCAAGAGCACGCTCATCAAAATCGCCGCGAACCTGGTGGCTCCTTCTTCCGGCATACGCAAGGCTGCCGCAAGCAGAGCCATTCGGATCGGTTACGCGCCCGACCATCTTCCCAAGCTGAAATTGTCGTCGTCTGAATACCTCCGATATATGGGACGGATTGCCGGCATGGACAAGCAGGTCTTGGCGGACAAAATCCTCGAGCTCCATCGGCTCTTTCAGCTGGATCCTGATTCCTCCGCCTATCTGCTCCACTATTCCAAAGGAATGCTCCAAAAAGTTAACCTCATGCAGGCTTCGCTGCAGAAGCCGGATCTGCTTTTGCTGGATGAACCGCTGTCCGGCCTGGATGCGGAATCGCAAGCTCATCTGCTGGAAGCGCTGCAGAAGATCCATGGGCAAGGCACAGCGATCGTGGCAGCCGTGCATGATTCCTTGCTGATCGAGGCTCTTGGCGGCACCCTGCTGCAGCTGAACGAGGGCATCCTATCGGCGGAACCGGGCGTCCCGTCAAAACCGGCAGCAGCTGCCCCTGGCAGCCTGGTCGAAGTCAAAGGCAAAGCCGAGCCGGACGTGCTGGCCGAAATTCTGATGAGATATCCGCAAGCCAGGCGCAAGCCTGTCGAGTCCATGGATTCGACCGGTTCCGATGATTACACTGTCCATCTCCCCCATGTACAGTCGCAGGCGTTCCTGCTGGCCTTGCTGCAAGCCGGGGCCGTCGTCGACCGCATGATTCCGATCAAGGAGGGCTGA